GGTAGGGTAAGagtagaggttaaggttaggttttagggTATGGTCGTGCCAAGGATTCTGATTTGCACTGCATCCTGATTGACTCACACATTTTACTTTGGCTCACCCTGGTGTCCATACGTAGTTACTGCAGAGTTCATTTTGTCGCAATATGATGACGTTCCAGACGTCATTAATGCTTGCCAAAACACCATAAAGTTGTGTAAATGCCTGTTTGACCTTATCAAGCCAGTGTATCTAGCTAACGGTAATGAACATGTCTCTACTACGCGTATGTGCTGCTACATCGATTCTTCGTGCGACCAAAGGGTTATTCATGGAGTCTGCTTTTACAGGTGCGTGCCTTAACTCGAAGAGTGTCGTTTCTCAAAGCGGCTAGCCACTATGTGCGCATGCTTGCTGGCTAGAAAGGTAAACGACATCAACATCgacgtttatttgtcacgtgcaaaATATACAGCAGGTGTAATTAGTACAGTGAAACGCTTGATTGCAAGCTCTTAAATTCTTAAACTCTTCCCCGGCAATGTAGGACAGTCTGTGTGTGCAgcggcctaaggcactgcatctccgtaCTAAAGGCCAGTGTATTTTGCCAGTGTAATCTCATGCGACCGAccggctcgattcggtcttatgtagcaacatttttttatttatttttttacattggataaaagtagagactcagagctagaaaatggtatatcatacactacagttgataccattggaaagtaattctgctttgaaagtttatAAACGTTTGAGAAAATGAAAGTTGATAAACTCACGTTTGAGGAAATGGCCCTTTAATATTTTGGTATCCACAGGAGAGTTCTTTGTCTACACAcgttcagcatcgttcacacccttaAGTTTTAGCCCCACCCATCGCTGAAAAATCAAATCTGGTTTATACTACGGGTGGGTTTGTACATTTAATCTGGAGTGTTCACTAACACAGAACGTTGTCAATTTGACCagtcgtaaattcagagcgtttcccCCTCGGAACGTTTTGGACGCTCTGGCTGAaaagtagggttgatctgagcgtttTGACCTAACAGCAGacaagcacccaagctaatgttgactagcttgctagctacttccatacacaaatgagagaaccgctcactctgaccattttacttgccctagcagagccGGTGAGGTTTTTTTATGTTACCCAGAGCGTTGGTaactgctgctggcaacaatttaattatgcttttttttgccaacgtttactgatgCCGGGTGACGCGCTCGTAAACGTGTCacttattctgcgctctggcacactccgacgagagtgctctgaaattggagtagatagccagagcaaatttaccagctacggctatcgacagttgtcgcagtgacataacattctattgaaatggatacttgcaCAGCGGAgaattttgtttagacatgtagctagctagctaaacaatgaaccataatcccaactcataacgttactaccctgcatgaatctgcaggtagctaaccaaccatgttcaatgttagctagctaacattagactGTAACTAGAAATGCAAATGAccctgagatacgaataatattactacacagatcatacatgtaacattagctagctaacagtacactttaacttgaaattgAAATTACATTCTGACAATTAAATGTAGCTGGCTAGACTTACTGATGACATGGtggcccttagtttgaagatgtaatctggagacaggtgtttccaacagccttctgtgtgttctgtttctGACTcagtctgcatatttgcaatcatcTCCTTAACTATCAtattctaattccactgatttcaaaaatCGGTCATCtggaaagtggagagcaacacttatgcagttttaCTATGTGATATCTTTAAACAAGAAagtgttagaaaggattacctgcacatactgaccagctcatattatagccagaagcgtgctacatggcagaccaatccaaacatGTCTCTCGGGATGTCCAGCCCAATcgttatctcagccaatcatagcTAGCGGGAAGTTTGCTGTcattttctgtggctaaaccaactaggctcgtaatttaacctttttatttgtatttacagatggcatacaagtttgctattaaggcacatgaaagctcaaatgttccagaaggcatttctgccaaaaaagcATTTTGATTAAGAAAAAAAGCTTTTATGTTCAAATGTCTCTCCTGTGAAGTGGTGACGCACAACACATGTCTAGTTTCCTGAAAAAAGTCACATATTTTAAATCTTATATGCCTACTTGGGGTCTTTGAAAACTGAATTATGAGGCTATATATTttgtgaattaacactcctcagttagcaggcgcaagcaagctaaaacccacatggtagcataaactaactagcagaaattgttaacaagttagaaattatttaaacacactttgctgtaggctactatttattagttaacaaaaaataatgTCATATTAAATGTATTCACCCCACCCAGGTATTAATCAAAACTTCCCAGAAAGCAGGTTGTCCTTGGCTCACAGTGTAGAAGTGTgagctcaatagcatctcattagtgtgcaagatcttgagaatcagctgcacatgtgatggaagagtgcactgcacatgtgatggaagagtgcactgcacatgtgatggaagagtgcactgcacatgtgatggaagagtgcactgcacatgtgatggaagagtgcatgcacatttacatttaagtcatttagcagacgctcttatccagagcgacttacaaattggtgcattcaccttatgtgatggaagagtgcactgtgcatgcagagggttgcaattccattaaattggggatagtttaacaaAAATATGCCATACGATCTAGAATTGCCTTGTGTATCCCataaaaaaggttcactgttataagctaactttttttgGATGATTTTAAGCGAAAGGGTAATTTCCCGGACTTAACATCTGGAGAGCAAGGAGGATTTTCTTCAAGACCTATTTTTAAAGAGTTCACCCGCATTTTAAAAATTGTGTCCATACCTTGAAAGCAGTCGATGGACAAGGAGACTGCAACCGGATTTGGTTACCCACTGCCATTGACCATTGATATTAAAATGTTACCTTAAATTTCACCCCCCAAAATCTCAAAGTAGCAGTCATTGAATTGTGTGTGTTCATTTAATGTTCAAAGCCTCCTGAGTACACCTGACCTGTCttttgtgtgtttaaaaaaaatccacCCTGGTTCTGCACCTAAGCTATGTCACAATACGTAGAATTGCAGGAGATTAGCTTTAAACAGTAACATTTTCCATCTAGGGGTTGTGCCAGCGGGCAATGAAATTCACATGGCAAATCTCACTCCAAGCTTTCTTCAAAAGTTGTCAGCCCTGGTACACTGATTCTCTatactatacttgcttgttttgtcacaaactgaaattaggtgaactatttTAATTTTAAGTCAGGAAATGGTTCCTACACTCACATACATCATTTGATTAGAAAATCTACACCAAGAGATTGATACCCTTCTCAAGCCACCTGTTAAACGATAATCTCATGTTGATATGTAAAAATCATCTCAAAATATCAACACAAATGTATCTTTTTAGGTTAGGTATGAAGTGGTTAATGCCTCAGCTGTAATGTGTTTCTCTTGTGTAAAGGATGCTTGCGGACAGCAAGTGGAGCAGCTAAGGACAAGGAGCCACTGCGCAAGGCCAAAACCCCCCAGGGCCGCTTTGACATGAATGATGAGAAGATAAAGGATCCCCTTGAAAGTAGGACAAATACACTGTTTTTTGTGTATATGAACACGACAATTTTAACAAGTTACAGTCCATATAAGGAAAGCAGTcaattttaattaattaattaggccctaaactatggatttcacataactagGAATACAGGTACGCATCCgatggtcacagataccttcatttaaaaaaaggtaggaGTGTAGATCATAAAACAGTCATGATCGGGTGAccatctggtgtgaccaccacgTGTTCTGCGGTTatgaggctggttggatgtactgccaaattctctaaaatgacggagTCTAATGTTcgctggcagcttcattaaatagtacccgcaaaacaccagtctcaacgtcaacagtgaagaggcgagtCCACAATGCTGGCCTTtgaggcagagttgcaaagaaaaagccatatctcagactggccaataaaagattaagatgggcaaaagaacggacactggacagaggaactctacctagaaggccagcatcccggaatcacctctttactgttgatgttgagactggtgttttgtgggtactttttaatgaagctgccagttaaggACCTGTGagatgtctgtttctcaaactagacactctaatgtacttgtcctcttgctcagttgtgcaccggggcctcccactcctctttctatgctgatgctccagatactcaactagtctatagAAGGCCagctttattgcttctttaatcagaataacagttttcatctgtgctaacaattgcaaaagggttttctaatgatcaattagcctttttaaatgataaactttgattaggtgtgatggttgctgataatgggcctctgtatgcctatgtagattttccattagaaatcagccatttccagctacaatagtcatgtacaacactgtatttctgatcaatttggtgTTCTTTTAATGGACgagaaatgtgcttttctttcaaaaacaaggacatttctaagtgaccccaaacttttcaacggtagtgtgtgtaaatgtgatatttcagtttttacaaaatgtggaaaacgtcaaggggtctgaatactttccgactgcACTGTATATTCACTATGTCACAGATCAGGCAAAAGGTTGCAGATACCTTCTAGGATGCTCCATTACCTCTCACACTAATCATTCCCCCATTGATTTGCCAGAGTTCCCTGATGATGTGAACCCAGCCACTAAGGAGCAGGGGGGGCCCCGAGGCCCAGAACCCACGCGCTACGGGGACTGGGAGAGGAAGGGCCGCTGTGTCGACTTCTAGTTTCCATTCCTGGTATATTACACGTGCGATGTGGACATATCTTATCTATAACTTatgcatccatgtctgaggattgTTGTGCAAGAGACCAGGATTAGTACACCATACTGAATCAGTCTGGACTATTTCCCCATGAACCATACAATCTGATTTGTAGTTTCACATTTATACACATGTAGTCTGTAGAACAAGTCTCACTTACTTTTTATGGTGCAATACTCACTTTGCACACTATTGTTTTTGTTGAGATGTATGATGATGAGACATGATGACCCAGTGAACAATAAAGGCTGCTGAGGGAGGATGGCTCTTAATGGCTGAAATGAAGTGAATGGAATGACAACCCCCCAGAAAAAAAAagctggatgtcataaggtgtatgcaccaatttgtaagtcgctctggataagagcgtctgctaaatgacttaaatgtaatgtaaatgattccatttactccattctgAACCAttttatgagccgtcctcccctcagcagcctccactgatagtGAACGATTGTCATGCAAGTTTATTGCTTCCTGTACAgagatgtcaatgttgtgaataAATGCAATGTAAAAAAATTCTAGAGATTACTCTGGCATGTTTTTACTTTTTGATTATTGCTCATTATATTGAGTCATTGacaatgcctctgatctggtcaGTATTCCTACATTAGCCCCTGTCTCTTTTCACTCTACTCTCGTTCTCTTTTCTGCCTCTTGGTTGTTTATTGAGTCTATGTGTACTGTACAATGAAGGGAAGCGCTCCTGCTCAGCGACACTCAACAGGCAACCACCTGGCATCCTGACCTGAGCGCTCTTCTACGTCTTGTCTGACTGGCACACCCTTACCCTGTGTACCCTGTAacatgtactgaacaaaaatataaatgcaaaaatgtcaaaggtttgactgagttacagttcattgaagaaaatcagtcaattgaaataattgAATTGTGCTgtgatctatggatttcacttgaCTGCACACTCTATGCATTTGAGAGAACTAAGCTTTTCGTGAGTATGGAAATGTtctgggatccataataaattgTCAAAATTTGGGATGAAGGGGATTTTTACAAAGACAGAATGTGAGTATATGAATGTTGACTGCCCAACCACATGTGACACCTGTCATATAGGCTCTACCCAAAATTCACAAGAGCATGACACCACCTCTACCAGGCTGGCCCATTGTGAGTAGTAACGGTTCTCTGACAGAATATCTCTACATTTTGTGAAACCCTGGGTGATATTTTAAAATGGGTTTCAATTGTGGGTGAGCGGCAATAACATACCAGTGCTTCCTAACAACGTCATTAAATGCCTTCCCCAATGGTGAGTGTTGGGTGACGCATGATGGGACATGTTCTGCTTCTTATTTAACTTTTGGTAGAAGGCTTTCCAACTGTTAGTACTTCAAAATTATCATTGGAATGTTTTTCCCAATTGTCTTTGTATCCTTTTAAACTTTTGTGTGAGGTTAGTGGTCTGTTTCTGATAAGAAGCATCAAAGCTGCATATTCTTCTGATGCGACTGAATTGACTTTTAGGGAGACTTTTAATAAGTGGACGTGGATGAAAGCTGACACCTCTGAGGGTATTCCTGTCCGTAGGTTTCCAGTGGAGAGGGAAGTTTTGTCCTTAATAACCATCACATCAAGAACATTGATTTGTGATAGGTCATAGTTAATGGTGAAATGAAGGTGTTCATTCAACGTTTAGATAAGCATGGAATTCCAAAAGTTCTTCCTGGTTGCCTGTATAGGTCACAAAAATGTTGAATTGGGTGCTGGGAAGTCGATTACTGAGAACTgcccctatatatatataaaattacCTTCCACCActtgggatatggatgcctgatTAAGACCTAAGGGTCGAAATGTTATAAATAATTATCAGCTGAGAgcatgagcagcagtgtgtgCCTTTTTCCAtctttttcagctcatgaaacatgagaccaacacttgacatgttgcgtttatatttttgttcagtataaaagcAGTGGAGCCCTCTGTTGCTGATGTGTGTGGCTGTATTGAGACATTTTtaacacaaaaataacaaaagtgTTCTAATACCAGCACACCAATATATCCTTATTGACCTGTATTGAGTTTAGTTGTGATATTAAATCATGAAATACTGTGAACAATGTGCACAAGACGAATGTATATTACTAGTTTCTTACAGATGTGGCCCCCCACTAGAGGTTAGTGTTAGCTACAGTCTGGGAGCTGTCTGCTCATCTCACTGGTTGAGAGTAAGCAGATTGCCTGCCTTAAGCCTTTGGGACGACTCCCATTGTTCTGGTGGAAATAAGACCATCTCGTCACTATATACAGCATCTCTGGTTGTATCTTTGTTACAAGAAGGGATGTAGTGAAACAAATGTTTCTGTAAGGATGCGtccattgtattttttttagTTGGCATACATTCATCCAACAGGCACACGCTAAAGAAAAAGATATGTTCTGTTTGAGCCTCTCCTGGAGTGAAGACCTTTGTTAAATGGCGAGGGCTGAGAGCAGGGGTTTCGTAAAGTCATTTTAGAACTGGTTCAATGTAGAAATTGGATACTTGAAATAAAGTAGCCCCTAGTACTGTACATAGAGTAAGTCTGTAGTTTACATGGATAATTCTTGTGAATGTGCTGTCACGGTCTGTTTACGTTTCGTTATTTTGATTTCcgaattttgcacgcccaatttttcagtttttgatttgttaaaaaagtttgaaatatccaataaaagtcgttccacttcatgattgtgtcccacttgttgttgattcttcacaaaaatatacagttttatatctttatgtttgaagcctgaaatgtggcaaaaggtcgcaaagttcaagggggctgaatactttcgcaaggcactgtatctctctAACCCTGCTGTACCCTACTGCGCTGAGACAATATGACTCTACACATATCTCTCTAACCCTGCTGTACCCTACTGCGCTGAGACAATGTGACTCTACACATATCTCTCTAACCCTGCTGTACCCTACTGAGCTGAGACAATGTGACTCTACACATATCTCTCTAACCCTGCTGTACCCTACTGCGCTGAGACAATGTGACTCTACACATATCTCTCTAACCCTGCTGTACCCTACTGCGCTGAGACGATGTGACTCTACACATAtctctctaaccctctacacatatctctctaaccctctacacATATCTCTCTAACCCTGCTGTACCCTACTGCGCTGAGACAATATGACTCTACACATAtctctctaaccctctacacATATCTCTCTAACCCTGCTGTACCCTACTGCGCTGAGACGATGTGACTCTACACATAtctctctaaccctctacacATATCTCTCTAAACCTCTACACATAtctctctaaccctctacacATATCTCTCTAACCCTGCTGTACCCTACTGCGCTGAGACGATGTGACACTACACATAtctctctaaccctctacacatatctctctaaccctctacacATATCTCTCTAACCCTGCTGTACCCTACTGCGCTGAGACGATGTGACTCTACACATAtctctctaaccctctacacATATCTCTCTAACCCTGCTGTACCCTACTGCGCTGAGACGATGTGACTCTACAcatatctcgctctctctttctatcaAGGATACATTAGGGGAAGTTGTTTTGATGTTGGCACCAATCTCATGCTGCCAGGCGTACTGTATCCCCCCCATGCTAAACTTGTCTCACTCTTGTTCAACTGCCCTTTGATTAAATCGGTTTAATTGAATGTTTATATTTGCTTCAAGTGTGGTTTTTAGTGAAAGTTGACAGATGGCACTTGGATGGAGGGATATGGGTGTGGGACAAGAGTGGATAGATGGATGTAGATGGGTTTGGTTGAAGAAACTCCCAATCCCCCTACCTCCCTTCCTTCTCATTATAAGTAATGTAATTGCTGCATTTTATCTGTGATATAAAATCAAATATTTTAtaataaggtctgtggtaaaataataataatatttgacAGAATTATATTTCATGATATTACTTTGTCTTtaccagggttggggagtaacggattacaaaAAAACTGGTATGTAACAAGCAAAAATgcagtaatcagattacagatacttttgaaaaactagatgattactttgaggattacttttaaactcagaaaggatgtttgcgaaaAGATCTTTGACcattctctgttttctcaatgacattcaaatcagcattgaaaaaaaggcgcaagtttaagtttgttccacctgagcgagtctgaccacaagtcagagatcactatgatgacacaccacaTGTGTTTAatggatcgcgggaaaagagcaggaataggcttttgtaggctacagtccaagctacaGTATGTCTACCAATGATGAGACTGCTGTCGACATGCAAAGATTATCCaatttgaataaacgcttggaggtaaggaggACAGCAATGGTTTAGTCTACGGCGATAcgaatatcacttattattgatatccacatacagcagcagtgtgattcacatcaatgggctgtcatttagctatttgcgccttacgGATTTTGGTTGTGTattgctgttcacaaatctaaatgtgtatttgaacccaataatggttgaattcaagaagtttaaggtgcctatcaatcattgtttttgaaactaATGGACAGACAATGAATAATGTGCACTTGCAACA
This genomic interval from Oncorhynchus keta strain PuntledgeMale-10-30-2019 chromosome 2, Oket_V2, whole genome shotgun sequence contains the following:
- the LOC118400869 gene encoding succinate dehydrogenase assembly factor 4, mitochondrial-like; protein product: MNMSLLRVCAATSILRATKGLFMESAFTGCLRTASGAAKDKEPLRKAKTPQGRFDMNDEKIKDPLEKFPDDVNPATKEQGGPRGPEPTRYGDWERKGRCVDF